The genomic stretch TCTGGCGGCAGCGCGTCAAGGACACATCGCGAGTTGCCGAGTGGGTCGAAGACCTGCTTGGCACGGAAGACCCTGGAGACGTGGCCGTGTTGGTTCGCGGCTCCAAATACGCCCAGGACCTCTACGCCCGCTTGGAAGCCAAGGGGGTCCCCGCGCGGATCATCGGCGGCAGCGAGCGATTCTATACGCGGCTGGAAGTCCGGGACCTGGCGAATGCGCTCACGGCCGTCGAGGACCCGACAGATGATTTCGCGCTCCTGGCCACGCTTCGAAGCCCGATCGTGGGCCTGTCGCTTGATTCCATCGTTCTGCTGGCGACCCAGAAACCCGTACATGAAGCGCTGCCGAGCTTTGCGCCCCCGTTTGAGGAGGATTTGGAGCCGCTGGAGAGGTTCCGGAGCTGGTTCGAACCCCTCCGATTGCAGGGCGACCGCCTGGGTGCTTGGGAGGTGCTTTCGGCGATTTTCGCCCAGTCGGACTACCTGCCGAACCTGGCCCTTAGGCTGAACGGACGGCAATCCGTCGCGAACGTCCGCAAGCTCCTCATGCTCGCCGCGGAGCGCCCGGATGTATCGCCTCGGGCCTATGCGAGCATCCTGCGGGAAGTCGCCGAACTGAAGCATCGGGAGGGGGACGCCCCGGCGACCAACGTGGACGACAGCATGGTGAACATCCTCACCGTTCACAAGGCCAAGGGACTGGAGTTTCCGGTGGTTGTGGTCCCGGACACCCACGGCGCCCTATGCCGCAACCGCCAGGAAGTCGAGATCGACAAGCGGCAGGGGCTGCTCACGACGGCGATCGGGTGTCCTGAGGTGTCGATGTTTCACGACTGGATCGCCGAAAAGCGAAAGGACCGCGAGCGCGCCGAGGAACTCAGGCTGCTCTATGTGGCCATGACGCGCTCGGAACGAAGGCTCTGCCTCGTGTCCGACCCCCAGGCGCGGGCCAACTCCGCCGCGCGGCTGCTTGCCGAGACGCTGGGCCTCCCCGACCACCTGCCGGATGGGGTGAAGGTTCGTGACGGCGGGTGAGAATGGTGAGGGGGACGGGCCCGCTTCCCGGAACCTCCACGCCTCACCGAAATAGGCCGCGCCAATGTGTAGAGTTGGGTGGCGCGGGCAACATGGAGCCCCTGCCACCCGTGGTTCATGCCAAGGACGCCGCTCCCTGGGCAGCCGGAGGGGAGTTCCTGCGACCGACGATCCACGACCTACGACCTACGACCTGCCTTACACGGCCTGCGACCTGCCTTACACGGCCTGCGCCCCACGACCTACCTCAATCGTCAATCGCAAATCGTCAACTCCCTTGAGCCTTACTTCCGAAACACGTTGACGGCTTGGAACTTCTCGCCGAGCACCGCCGTGGAGTCGCCTCCGATCCAGTTCTCGAGCGCCGACGCGTAGATTTGTCGGAAGTCGATGGCGTGTTTCAAGTCGCCGTCGTTGAGGTCGCCCAGGTTCGGCAGGGGGCCCTCGAGGCCGCCCTTCACATTCTTGCCGATCATGAACACCGGGGCTGCCGCGCCGTGGTCGGTCCCGCTGCTAGCGTTCTCGTAAGATCGTCGCCCAAACTCAGAGAACACCAGCACGGCCACCTTATCGGCTTTGCCCATCGCCTCGATCTCCTTCTGGAAGGCGGCGACCGCGTTTGAGAACTGCGAAAGCAGGTTGGCGTGGGTGTCGGCCTGGCGAGCGTGGGTGTCGAATCCGCCTGCGCTGAAATACACGACGCGCGTTGCCGGCGACGTCGCGATCAACTGGGCGATCTGCTTGAAGCCGTTTCCAAAAGCATCGTTGGCGTAGGTCTCCTTGGGGGCGAATCCGGCAAGCTTTTTGTTGAGCTCGGCCATCGCATCGAGCGCGGCCTTATTGGCCTGCTGCACCACGCGCAGTGGCGATCCCGCGGGGGCATCCGCGCCTTGAATCTGGCGCAACATGCGCTCGGCGTCCGGGTCGCCCACCATGTTCTGGATGTCCACAAGGCTCGCAAAGCACGGAATGCTCGCGCCCTTTCCGTCGAGAGCCCTGGGCCGTTCGGTCGAAAGCCCCAACGCAACCACCGGGTTCAGTGGCCCGGTCAGCGCCTGCTGGTCGAAGTGTCGGCCGATCCAGCCGTACTTCGGGCAGCTTGGCCCACCGGACTGCCAGATCTCCATGCTCTTAAAGTGCGAGCGGTTCGGCTGCGGGTACCCGACGTTCTGGACGATGCTGACCTTTCCCTGCTTGTAAAGGTCCGCCAGACCGGCGAGCGACGGGTGAAGGCCGACCTGTTCACCGATATCGAGCACCTTGTCGCGCGCGATGCCAAGG from Armatimonadota bacterium encodes the following:
- a CDS encoding DUF1501 domain-containing protein; translation: MSDLLSRRDLFRVSGLMAVGLTTPKWLSSVAHADIFGAANGVAPKDSVLVVCQFSGGNDGLNTVVPFKDDVYYQLRPTLGIARDKVLDIGEQVGLHPSLAGLADLYKQGKVSIVQNVGYPQPNRSHFKSMEIWQSGGPSCPKYGWIGRHFDQQALTGPLNPVVALGLSTERPRALDGKGASIPCFASLVDIQNMVGDPDAERMLRQIQGADAPAGSPLRVVQQANKAALDAMAELNKKLAGFAPKETYANDAFGNGFKQIAQLIATSPATRVVYFSAGGFDTHARQADTHANLLSQFSNAVAAFQKEIEAMGKADKVAVLVFSEFGRRSYENASSGTDHGAAAPVFMIGKNVKGGLEGPLPNLGDLNDGDLKHAIDFRQIYASALENWIGGDSTAVLGEKFQAVNVFRK